A part of Podarcis muralis chromosome 13, rPodMur119.hap1.1, whole genome shotgun sequence genomic DNA contains:
- the LOC144325306 gene encoding olfactory receptor 10A4-like: MRRGNQSCLTEIVFLGFSDFQSMQALLFLLVLIFYLVALIGNSLILIITVAEPTLHTPMYFFLRNLSFLEIGYTTSIIPKTLEHLLSENQTISFVGCGIQMYFFILFGITECCLLSVMAFDRYVAICKPLQYSCIMSPKECALLAAVSWAIGSLVALGQSISIFTLPYCGPNRISHFFCDILPVLRLATTDTFKNEVAVATVTVFFILVPFLLILLSYMLIIATILKMPSAKNRHKAFSTCSSHLIVVSLFYGTVTFTYVRPKSVYSLDSDRILSLLYTVVTPSFNPIIYSLRNKEIKAAFKKSIARKEGLP; this comes from the coding sequence ATGAGAAGAGGCAACCAGTCCTGTTTGACTGAGATTGTATTTTTGGGCTTCTCAGATTTCCAGAGCATGCAAGCTCTCCTTTTTTTGCTGGTACTAATATTCTACTTGGTGGCATTGATTGGGAACAGCCTGATATTGATCATCACGGTTGCCGAGCCAACACTTCACACACCAATGTACTTCTTCCTCCGGAACTTGTCCTTTTTGGAAATCGGCTACACCACATCCATCATCCCAAAGACGCTTGAACATTTACTGTCAGAGAATCAGACCATATCCTTTGTAGGCTGCGGGATTCAAATGTATTTCTTTATTCTCTTTGGTATTACTGAGTGTTGCCTTCTTTCTGTCATGGCATTCGACCGCTACGTTGCCATCTGTAAACCCCTGCAATACTCCTGCATTATGAGCCCTAAAGAATGTGCTCTGCTGGCTGCTGTTTCATGGGCCATTGGTAGTTTGGTGGCTTTGGGCCAGTCCATTTCTATATTTACTCTTCCCTATTGCGGCCCTAACAGAATCAGCCATTTTTTCTGTGATATTCTGCCCGTTTTGAGACTGGCTACCACCGACACCTTCAAGAATGAAGTGGCAGTTGCTACGGTAACTGTGTTCTTTATCCTGGTACCATTCTTGCTCATCCTGTTGTCGTACATGCTCATCATCGCCACCATCCTAAAGATGCCTTCAGCCAAGAACAGACACAAAGCCTTCTCCACCTGCTCCTCACATCTCATTGTCGTTTCTCTTTTCTACGGAACTGTCACTTTCACCTACGTTCGACCCAAATCAGTCTATTCCCTAGACAGCGACAGGATCCTCTCTCTCCTCTACACAGTAGTGACACCATCATTCAACCCAATTATTTACAGCCTGAGGAACAAAGAGATAAAAGCTGCTTTCAAGAAATCAATAGCAAGGAAGGAAGGTCTTCCTTAG
- the LOC114583261 gene encoding olfactory receptor 11A1-like → MNPTDFGNHTIITEFLLLGFGNLGRLDLLFFFIFLVIYIVTMVGNILLVVLVVSDHNLHTPMYFFLGNLSCLEICYSSNIMPKMLAGLIFYQGKVISVAGCMTQFYIFGFLVVAECYLLAAMSYDRYVAICKPLLYVIVMDGKTCVQLVAGAWVSSLLVINLTICLIQQLTFCGPNTIDHFFCDYSPLLKLSCSDTHMMELVTTLLAGLCSLPPFVLTLASYSSIIRAILRIPSTVGKQKAFSTCSSHLMVVSIFYGTIIIVYLLPRTDAMRDWNKVFSLFYIVLTPLLNPLIYSLRNREVQNALNKVLLKLLIYRTVA, encoded by the coding sequence ATGAATCCAACAGACTTCGGAAACCATACAATCATTACTGAATTTCTCTTGCTGGGATTTGGGAATTTGGGTCGTCTggatctcctcttcttcttcatcttcctaGTGATCTACATTGTGACCATGGTGGGCAACATCCTCCTCGTTGTACTGGTGGTATCGGACCACAACCTTCACACACCCATGTACTTCTTCTTGGGAAATCTGTCTTGCTTAGAGATCTGCTACAGTTCCAACATTATGCCCAAGATGCTAGCTGGCCTCATCTTCTACCAGGGCAAAGTCATTTCTGTGGCAGGCTGCATGACACAGTTTTATATTTTTGGTTTCCTGGTTGTTGCAGAGTGTTATCTCTTGGCTGCCATGTCTTATGATAGGTATGTGGCAATATGCAAGCCGTTGCTCTATGTGATTGTTATGGATGGCAAAACTTGCGTTCAGCTAGTGGCAGGGGCTTGGGTAAGCAGTTTGCTGGTTATTAACCTAACAATATGCTTAATCCAGCAATTAACCTTCTGCGGTCCCAACACAATTGACCATTTCTTTTGTGACTACAGCCCATTGTTGAAGCTGTCTTGCAGCGACACCCACATGATGGAGCTGGTAACTACTCTTCTGGCAGGCCTTTGTTCCCTGCCACCCTTTGTTTTAACTCTGGCTTCCTACAGTTCTATCATACGAGCCATTCTGAGAATCCCGTCCACTGTTGGAAAGCAAAAGGCCTTCTCTACCTGCTCCTCTCACCTCATGGTAGTGTCCATCTTCTATGGCACGATCATTATTGTCTACCTGCTACCAAGAACGGATGCAATGCGAGATTGGAACAAGGTCTTTTCTCTCTTCTACATAGTCCTGACCCCATTGCTCAATCCCCTTATATATAGCCTGAGAAACAGGGAGGTGCAGAATGCTTTGAATAAAGTGCTTCTTAAATTACTCATTTACAGAACTGTAGCTTAA
- the LOC114582069 gene encoding olfactory receptor 5V1-like, with amino-acid sequence MENITVVTEFILMGLSDLPAVRFSLFAAFLLIYLVTLLGNGTILLAIEADSHLHNPMYFFLTNLSLLDICCPTVTVPKMLENLLSERNTISFAGCVLQVYFLIALAGTEVFLLSAMAYDRYVAICNPLRYMVIMSKKLCLQMAAGTWVTGFLHSLLHTVMTFTLPFCTSNRVNQYYCDIPPVLALSCASTYVAEMVVFIVGGILGVGAFMVTLVSYIHIISTILRIRSSDGKHKAFSTCASHLIVVCLFYGTILFTYLRPSSSHHPDQDRMVSMLYGVITPMLNPLIYSLRNKEVKGALKRVIVHKRL; translated from the coding sequence ATGGAGAACATCACCGTGGTGACAGAATTCATCTTAATGGGCCTTTCTGATCTCCCAGCTGTCCgcttctccctctttgctgccttTTTGCTCATCTACCTGGTCACCTTGTTGGGCAATGGCACCATACTTCTTGCCATAGAAGCTGACTCCCACCTGCACAaccccatgtatttcttcctcaCTAATCTTTCCCTCCTGGACATCTGCTGCCCCACAGTTACAGTACCCAAGATGCTGGAGAACCTCTTGTCAGAGAGAAATACCATTTCCTTTGCTGGCTGTGTGCTGCAAGTCTACTTCCTGATAGCCTTGGCAGGGACAGAGGTCTTCCTCTTGTCTGCCATGGCTTATGACCGCTATGTGGCCATATGCAACCCTCTGCGATACATGGTCATCATGAGCAAGAAGCTTTGTCTTCAGATGGCTGCTGGTACATGGGTCACAGGGTTCCTCCACTCCTTGCTGCACACGGTAATGACTTTCACTCTACCTTTCTGTACATCCAATAGAGTCAATCAATACTACTGTGACATCCCTCCAGTCTTGGCCTTATCATGTGCTTCCACCTATGTGGCTGAGATGGTAGTCTTCATTGTTGGTGGGATTTTGGGTGTGGGGGCTTTTATGGTGACGCTGGTCTCCTACATCCACATCATCTCCACCATCCTTAGGATCCGTTCTTCCGATGGGAAACACAAGGCCTTCTCCACTTGTGCCTCCCATCTAATTGTGGTGTGCCTCTTCTATGGGACAATCCTCTTCACTTACTTAAGGCCTTCCTCCAGCCACCATCCAGACCAGGACAGGATGGTGAGCATGTTGTATGGGGTGATTACCCCCATGTTGAACCCCTTGATCTACAGTCTCAGAAATAAGGAGGTGAAAGGGGCTTTGAAGAGGGTCATTGTTCATAAACGCCTCTAA
- the LOC114581928 gene encoding olfactory receptor 5V1-like, translated as MENITVVTEFILMGLSDLPAVRFSLFATFLLIYLVTLLGNGTILLAIGADSHLHNPMYFFLTNLSLLDICCPTATVPKMLENLLSEKNTISFVGCVLQLYFLVALAGTEVFLLAAMAYDRYVAICNPLRYTVIMSKKLCLQMAAGTWVTGFLNSLLHTVMTFTLPYCKSNRVNQYYCDIPPVLALSCASTYAAEMVVLIVGGIFGVGAFLVTLVSYIYIISTILRIRSSEGKRKAFSTCASHLMVVCLFYGTTIFTYIRPSSSHHPDQDRLVSMLYGVITPMLNPLIYSLRNKEVKGALKRVIINKRQ; from the coding sequence ATGGAGAACATCACCGTGGTGACAGAATTCATCTTAATGGGCCTTTCTGATCTCCCAGCTGTCCGCTTCTCCCTCTTTGCTACCTTTTTGCTCATCTACCTGGTCACCTTGTTGGGGAATGGCACCATTCTTCTTGCCATAGGAGCTGACTCCCACTTGCACAaccccatgtatttcttcctcaCTAATCTTTCCCTCCTGGACATCTGCTGCCCTACAGCTACGGTGCCTAAGATGCTGGAGAACCTCTTGTCAGAGAAAAATACCATTTCCTTTGTTGGCTGTGTGCTGCAGCTCTACTTCCTGGTAGCTTTGGCAGGGACAGAGGTCTTTCTCTTAGCTGCCATGGCTTATGACCGCTATGTGGCCATATGCAACCCTCTGCGATACACGGTTATCATGAGTAAGAAGCTTTGTCTTCAGATGGCTGCTGGTACATGGGTCACAGGGTTCCTCAACTCCTTGCTGCACACAGTCATGACTTTCACTCTACCTTATTGTAAATCTAATAGAGTTAATCAATACTACTGTGACATCCCTCCAGTCTTGGCCTTATCATGTGCTTCCACCTATGCAGCTGAGATGGTTGTCCTCATTGTTGGTGGGATTTTTGGTGTGGGGGCTTTTCTGGTGACATTGGTCTCCTACATCTACATCATCTCCACCATCCTTCGGATCCGTTCTTCTGAGGGGAAGCGCAAGGCCTTCTCCACTTGTGCCTCTCATCTTATGGTGGTGTGCCTCTTCTATGGGACGACCATCTTCACTTACATAAGGCCTTCCTCCAGCCACCATCCAGATCAAGACAGGCTGGTGAGCATGTTGTATGGGGTAATTACGCCCATGTTGAACCCCTTGATCTACAGCCTCAGGAACAAGGAAGTGAAAGGGGCTTTGAAGAGGGTCATTATTAATAAACGCCAATAA